The DNA window CCAGGGAAGGCAGCGCCCGCAGGTTGACCTGCCCCGGCTCGGCCACGCCCGATTCCCGGACCCGCCACCACTGTTCATCGAGTTCGGCATGCTCTTGCTGGTCCACGCTCCATCGCTGATAGTGGGTCGTGCAGTAGCCGATCGCGCCGTCGGCCGTGCGGGTGCACGCCGGCACCAGGCATGCCGGCAGCGGCGGCCTTGGCCGCACTCGCGGATCGCTCACGAACTGTTCCAGCGAGATCGGGATGCGCCTGCCCCGGAACTGTTGGGCGTGCGGTTCACACATCACCGCGTCCCGCACCGTCGGCGTGCACCGGCACTGCGGGACGGCGCAGCGTTCCGCGGGAACCGGTGCGGCGGGCAGGCTTTCGGCAGCGGCGATGTCCTCGACGCTCATGCCCATGCCGGTCAGCCTGGTGAAACATCGGTGGCAGATCTCGGGGGCGTCGTTGTGGACGGTTCCGACGCATCGTTCCACCCGGCACACCTTCCGGCCGAGCAGCCGATGCTGCGCGGGCAAGTACAGCACCCGGGTCACCGGATCCCATCCGGCCTCGTCAAGCAGTCCTTGGTCCAGCGCCCTGGCCAGGTGCGTGGCCGCGCCACTCAGGGCGGCCCCGTCCAACACATGCGCGAACTTGCAGGATTCCTCATCGCCCGGGATCGTCCTGGCCGACGTCACGGCGGTCACCGGCTCGCTCCGGTCTGTTCGCGGGGGCTGGGCACCGCGTCCACCGCGGCCCGCAGTCGAGATGCGTCCGGATGCAGGTAGATCTGGGACGAGGAGACAGCCGCGTGTCCGAGCAAATCAGCGACCACGTCGATACCGGCCCCGGCGTCGACGACGTTGCTGCCGTAGGCGTGTCGCAGCTGGTGCGGGCGGACCGGGGTGTCCAATCCGGCCCGGCGGGAGACCGCTGCCATCAGCTCGCCGATCGCGTCGGGCCGCATCGGCGCGCCGACGCGGCCGCGGAACAGGTTGACGAACACGAAATCACTACCCGCCGCGGCCGGAACTCGCATGCGCTCGAACTCGTAGACGTCGAATGCTTGCACGACAAGGAAATCCAGCGGCACCACCCGCTGTCGGCGCGATTTGGCCCACGCCCCGTTCGGGTTGTCGTCTCGGCGCACCACATGCAGATGCGCCCGAGCGACCTCGCATCCCAACCGGCGCGAATCCACCAGCAGGTGCACATCACTGCGCCGCAGCCCGCACACCTCGCCCCGACGCAGCCCGCCCCTGGCCATCAGCAGCACGATCAGCTTGTCCCGCGTGGACCGGCAGGCCCGCAGCAGCGCGACGATCTGCTCATCGCTGGCCCGATCGATCGTCGTTTCCGGTTCCCGCAACCGGTGCCGGGCCCGCATCCGCCATGCCAGGTGGCCATCGTCGTTGCGGGCTTCCGCCGGCAGGTCTCGGTCATCGGCCACCTCGTACAGCATCGACACCAAACCCGCCGAGCCGTTGCCGGTCGCGACCGCGTGCACCACCATCCCCCGCACCGCGGTGAGCACCCCGTTGATCCGCGATGGGCCCCGCGCCGGGGCGGCCCCCGGACCGGCCAACACCACTCCCGAAGCGACGTCATCGACGCCCGCTGGCCAGCGGTCCGGCATGGGCCAGCCACGTCATGAACAACGCGAACTGCTCGACACCGGCCTGCCAGGACCGGCCCGTCCTGGCGCACCAGCGCAGGAACAACGCGATCGCGTGTGCATACGCCTTCGTCGTGGATTCCGCGCCGTCGCGGCCGAACCGCTGATGCCGCAGATACTCATCGGCGATGCCGACTACCTGCAGATCCTCATCCAGCACCGTCCAATACCGTTGCCCGGACGGCAAACTCACCGGAAACGCTCGCATGGGCCCTCGCTTTCAAGTCGACAGTCAGAAACGACTACCAGCCACGAGCACCACACCCACGGAGAAACGCCGCACCGCCCACCAGATCACCCACTACGAGCGACGTCATGCAACAGGTCGCAGACCCCCGGAGAAGGCTTGCGGCGCCAAGAGGCGGTGGGGCTAGACCTGGTGGATCTGAGATCGAATCCAAAGCTACCGTCCTACGGGCGTTTTGGCGGCGTATTCGTCCGATTCGGAAAAGCGTCCCGCGGTAGTTCGCCGAAGCGACGCGTCGTGCTGACGGTGCCGGAAATGGACTGGATTGTCCAGGTTTTCGAGTCCTACCTGGAGGAGGTTCGTCCATGCTTTCGAGCGGGCCGGCATCCGGCGTTATGGGTCACCGAACGTTGCGGCCGTCTCTCCAGACGCGCCGCGAACGAGGCCTTTGTGGCTGCGCGTGACGCCGCGGGGTTGCCGCAGGAGCTGGACCTGCATTCGCTGCGCCAGACCCTACGTCACACACCTGACCGAATTCGATTACCCGGAGCGCTTCGTGCAAGTTCTCTCGAGCCCGCACAGGGGTGTCCACGACGTGCAACACGCACGTGGCGTTGGCGGCGATCTTCGTGGCGGAGGTGGTTATCTGCAGCGGTCCATCACGCAGATTCCACGGAGGTTTGATGCTTGTGCAACGGGTACTGATGCCCACTTCGTCGCTTGAATCCTGGACGGTCCTCGGCGACGGAGGCGGCTCGGTGGAGCCAATCGAGCGCTACCTGGCCTATCTGACCGACATCGAGCGGTCCCCGAACACGGTCAAGGCCTATGCGCACGACCTGAAGGACTGGTTCGTCTTCCTCGACGCTCGCAGCCTGAACTGGCGCGAGGTCCGATTGGAGGATCTCGGGGAGTTCGTGTCCTGGCTGCGGCTGCCGCCGGCTGGCCGGGCTGGCGCAGTGGTGCTGTTGCCCTCGGCTGAGCATCACTGCTCTGCGGGAACCGTCAACCGGAAGCTGGCGGCGATCAGCGGCCTCTACACGTTTCACGCCCGGCACGGAGTCGACCTCGGCGACTTGGTCACTGAACTGCACCCAGGTCGGCGCCGGCGCTCGGGATGGAAGCCGTTCCTCTACCACCTGAGCAGCGGCCAGCCGGAGCGGCGGCGCACGATCAAGCTCCGGACCCCGCGTCAGCATCCGACCATTCTGACCGCCGGTCAGGTGCAGGCGATCCTAGATGCCTGCATCCACCTGCGGGATCGCTTGTTGTGGGCGTTGTTGTGGGACACAGGGATTCGGATTGGTGAAGCGCTAGGTCTGCGTCACGAGGACGTGGCCGCTGCCGAGGGTGAGTTGACGGTCGCGCCGCGATCCAACGACAACAGGGCGCGCGCCAAGTCGGCGACACCGCGCACCATCCCGATCAGCCCGCAGCTCATCCGCCTCTACGCCGACTACCTGCACGACGAATACGGCGATCTGGACTCCGACTACGTGTTCGTCAACCTCTGGGGCGAACCGTTCGGGCACCCGTGGGGCTATCCCGCGGTCTACGACCTGGTGTTGCGGCTGCGCCGGAGCACCGGCATCGACTTCGATCCCCACTGGTATCGGCACACCTACGCCACGCGTTTGCTCCGCCAGAACACCCCGATCGAGGTCGTCAGCACGCTGCTGGGGCACTCCTCGATCGCGACCACGATGGACATTTACGGGCATCTGTCCGTCGAGGACGCCCGCCGGGCTCTGGAGGCGGCCGGCTTCCTGACCGGGCAGGAGGTGCAGTGGTGACCGCGGCAGTCCCGCCGCTACCGTCGGCTGCGGCTCCGGGCTTGCTGCGCAAGCTGGTGGCCGCGGTTCGACCGGAGTTCCGGGTGGACATCCTCGTTCCCGAGCGTGGTGCGCTGGTGTTCGACACCGCGCCGTGCCGGGTGCCGGGCTGCGTGCGCCAACCGCGCACCCGCGGGCTCTGCAAAGGCCACTACGTCGGTTGGCAGCAAGAAGGCCGC is part of the Mycobacterium sp. HUMS_12744610 genome and encodes:
- a CDS encoding tyrosine-type recombinase/integrase — translated: MPDRWPAGVDDVASGVVLAGPGAAPARGPSRINGVLTAVRGMVVHAVATGNGSAGLVSMLYEVADDRDLPAEARNDDGHLAWRMRARHRLREPETTIDRASDEQIVALLRACRSTRDKLIVLLMARGGLRRGEVCGLRRSDVHLLVDSRRLGCEVARAHLHVVRRDDNPNGAWAKSRRQRVVPLDFLVVQAFDVYEFERMRVPAAAGSDFVFVNLFRGRVGAPMRPDAIGELMAAVSRRAGLDTPVRPHQLRHAYGSNVVDAGAGIDVVADLLGHAAVSSSQIYLHPDASRLRAAVDAVPSPREQTGASR
- a CDS encoding tyrosine-type recombinase/integrase, with protein sequence MLVQRVLMPTSSLESWTVLGDGGGSVEPIERYLAYLTDIERSPNTVKAYAHDLKDWFVFLDARSLNWREVRLEDLGEFVSWLRLPPAGRAGAVVLLPSAEHHCSAGTVNRKLAAISGLYTFHARHGVDLGDLVTELHPGRRRRSGWKPFLYHLSSGQPERRRTIKLRTPRQHPTILTAGQVQAILDACIHLRDRLLWALLWDTGIRIGEALGLRHEDVAAAEGELTVAPRSNDNRARAKSATPRTIPISPQLIRLYADYLHDEYGDLDSDYVFVNLWGEPFGHPWGYPAVYDLVLRLRRSTGIDFDPHWYRHTYATRLLRQNTPIEVVSTLLGHSSIATTMDIYGHLSVEDARRALEAAGFLTGQEVQW